The Dyadobacter subterraneus genome window below encodes:
- a CDS encoding DUF2188 domain-containing protein produces MGKNQHVVPHNGDWGVRGEGNSRVTVITQTQAEAIQRAREIAINQQSELLIHGRNGQIRERNSYGNDPFPPEG; encoded by the coding sequence GTGGGTAAAAATCAGCACGTAGTTCCCCATAATGGAGACTGGGGGGTAAGGGGAGAAGGCAATTCCCGTGTAACAGTAATTACACAAACACAGGCCGAAGCAATTCAGAGAGCGCGAGAAATTGCGATTAATCAGCAATCGGAATTATTAATTCATGGTAGGAATGGTCAAATACGTGAACGTAATAGTTATGGTAATGATCCATTTCCCCCAGAAGGATGA
- a CDS encoding type II toxin-antitoxin system antitoxin SocA domain-containing protein: MISPITGKEMQVRSEIAPLSFRKENFDVFYQFYECETSGIRFTDDALDKINITQVHNSYRAKYGIPFPDEIRQIRQRYGISANKMSEILGLGANSYRLYETGDVPSVAIGRLILSIKQPEEFIKQVSASSHIISKREADKLITNANLIINEWDKNKKKLFGISFHNNFAGELTGYKTLDLDKVSGIISYFNTVHAISLCKTKLNKLLFYTDFNAYQVYGYSMSGLSYQAIQYGPVPFRYDRLYLKLCESEKITIREKEYGDGIYGDDIRSNEKFDSFDFQDIDIEILEFVANKYGFLQTKIIVDRSHKETAWIENHEDSSLINYRYAFCLNEKISPKVIRELDKDLS, encoded by the coding sequence ATGATTAGCCCAATAACTGGCAAGGAAATGCAAGTGCGATCAGAAATCGCCCCTTTGTCGTTTAGAAAAGAGAATTTTGACGTATTTTATCAATTTTACGAGTGTGAAACCTCAGGAATCCGATTTACAGATGATGCCTTAGATAAAATTAACATCACACAAGTTCATAATAGTTACAGAGCAAAGTATGGAATTCCATTTCCAGATGAAATTAGACAGATTAGACAAAGATATGGTATTTCGGCAAATAAAATGTCAGAAATTCTTGGTTTAGGTGCCAATTCATATAGACTTTATGAAACAGGCGATGTGCCTTCTGTCGCAATTGGTCGTTTAATTTTATCAATTAAACAGCCGGAAGAATTTATTAAGCAAGTCTCAGCTAGCTCGCACATTATCTCAAAAAGAGAAGCTGATAAATTAATTACGAATGCAAATTTAATTATTAACGAATGGGATAAAAACAAGAAGAAACTTTTCGGAATCTCTTTTCATAACAACTTTGCCGGTGAATTAACAGGATATAAAACACTTGATTTAGATAAGGTTAGTGGTATTATCTCATATTTCAATACAGTACATGCCATTTCACTTTGTAAGACTAAGTTGAATAAATTACTTTTTTATACAGATTTCAACGCTTATCAAGTCTATGGTTATTCAATGTCAGGATTGTCCTATCAAGCAATACAGTATGGCCCTGTTCCTTTTAGGTACGACAGGTTATATTTAAAATTGTGTGAAAGTGAAAAGATTACCATACGTGAAAAAGAGTATGGTGACGGAATATACGGTGATGATATTCGAAGTAATGAAAAATTTGACTCGTTTGACTTTCAGGATATCGATATTGAAATTTTAGAATTTGTTGCTAATAAATATGGTTTTTTACAGACAAAAATTATTGTTGATAGAAGTCACAAGGAGACAGCATGGATTGAAAATCACGAAGATTCCTCTTTGATAAATTATCGCTATGCATTTTGTTTAAACGAGAAGATTTCTCCAAAAGTCATTAGAGAACTAGATAAAGATCTCTCGTAA
- a CDS encoding tyrosine-type recombinase/integrase, with amino-acid sequence MLTYQSAINKLKEYAGDRILIIQDFTDKDVIKFRDYLLTSLGNTPRTANNTIIHLNTLYRHLKDRVTIRENPFKARKLKEAVTAKNIAFTDQDREAIERYMRNYDPELYIYIRFIYLAFIRPGELNAIQINDIRLQEKYILIRGAISKNGKTETVQMISSLLALISKMNLSRYDPFLYLFGSGLIPGKVITGKQVAFRRHEKVLKSLQLHKKGYTLYSWKHTGAVNAYLSGVGIKQLQMMLRHSTVQMTDIYLKSLGLRTDPNIENYNW; translated from the coding sequence ATTTTAACCTATCAGTCTGCCATTAATAAGTTGAAAGAATATGCTGGTGATAGAATTCTAATAATTCAGGATTTCACGGATAAAGACGTAATTAAATTCCGGGATTACTTGCTCACTTCACTAGGGAATACTCCACGCACTGCAAATAATACAATAATACATTTGAACACGCTTTATCGTCATTTAAAGGATCGTGTAACGATTCGTGAAAATCCATTTAAGGCAAGAAAATTAAAGGAGGCTGTTACAGCTAAGAACATTGCATTTACGGATCAGGACAGGGAAGCGATTGAAAGATACATGAGAAATTATGATCCGGAACTGTACATATATATACGCTTTATTTATCTTGCTTTTATACGTCCTGGGGAGTTGAACGCTATACAAATTAATGATATCAGATTGCAGGAAAAGTATATTTTAATACGTGGTGCGATATCGAAAAATGGAAAAACAGAAACTGTACAGATGATTTCCTCTTTGCTGGCTCTGATTTCAAAGATGAACCTATCAAGATATGATCCATTTTTGTACTTATTTGGCAGTGGATTAATACCGGGCAAAGTGATTACAGGAAAGCAGGTAGCTTTTCGGAGACATGAAAAAGTACTGAAATCATTACAACTACACAAGAAAGGCTACACCCTTTATTCCTGGAAACATACCGGCGCGGTCAACGCCTATTTATCTGGTGTAGGAATAAAACAGTTGCAAATGATGCTACGCCACAGCACAGTTCAAATGACTGATATTTATTTAAAATCTTTGGGGCTGCGGACTGATCCGAATATAGAAAATTATAATTGGTAG